A window of Cytobacillus sp. FSL H8-0458 genomic DNA:
TCCCTGAAAATGAAGGAGCTAAAAGAAACGGCTGGAACCACTTCGATTCTGCACAGCCATGATTATGCCAATGGCGGTTTGCTGACGAACCTGGATCAGCGCTTTTTTAACTGCTATGGCGGCGTGACTGAATTAGTAGGGTCAATCTGCTGGGGAGCCGGTATTGAGGCTCAGAGCTCAGATTTCGGAGATGCTTACAGCCATGCTCCTGAAGATATTTTAAACAGCAGGCACATTATCGTCTGGGGCAGAAATGTTGCCCGCACCAATATGCACCTGTATCAAAAGCTGCAGGAAGCAAAGAAACAAGGTGCCAAACTGTATGTGATCAATCCGATTTTTAATGCGACGGCTAAAATGGCGGACCGCTATTTTTCCATCAAGCCGGGGATGGATGGGTGGCTTGCGGCCGGCATCATGAAGGAAATGCTCCGTCTGGGATTGGAAGATAGAAGTTTCATAGATACCTATTCAGTTGGTTTTGAAGATTTGATTGAATTGCTCAAAAGTGTAACGCTTGAGGAAATCACAGAGAAAACGGAAGTGCCTGCAGAGGTAATGACCGAGCTTGCAGCGGTGTATGGCGATCGCCCCGTGTCCACTTTCTTTGGCCTGGGCATGCAGCGCTACGAAAACGGCGGGAACACGATCAGGCTGATGGATGCTTTGATTGCCGTAAGCGGCAATATCGGGGTTCCGGGCGGCGGTGCCAACTATGCCAACAGACAGGTAGGACAGAGCTTTGATGCGGCTGCCCTCACCCTCCCTGAGCGGAAAACGGCCTTCAGGCAATTTACGATGATGCGGCAGGCAGAAGGGATTTTAACAGCGAAGGATCCTGAGATTAAGATGATCTTCGTTACGTGCGGAAACCCTTTAACACAGGTGCCTGACTCTTCAAGGGTACGCGAAGCTTTTGCATCTGTTGAGACTGTTGTCGTGATGGAGCAATTTATGACAGACACGGCTAAAATGGCAGATTACGTTCTTCCTGTTGCAACCGTGTTTGAACAGGAAGATCTCTATTATTCTTCCATGTACCATCATTTTGTCAACCATGGACCGAAGCTGGCTGAACCGCCAGGCGAAGCGAAGCCTGATTTATGGGTATGGACCGAGCTTGCCAAACGACTCGGATTCGGAGCCGATTTCGATTTTACAAGAGAAGAGTTCATCAGCCTTGGTCTCGGTTTACTTAAAGAGCAGGGGATTACACTAGATAGCTTACGGAATTCCCACCATAAAGAGCTTCCGGTTGATAAGGTGCCCTGGGCAGACCGCCAGTTTAAGACGCCAAGCGGCAAGTATGAATTTACCTCGTTCCGAAAGGGTTCCGAAAGCAGGCTGACACTCGCTCTCCCCCGGGAAACCAAGTGGGCCGATAAAGAGCGTGCCGAACAGTTTCCTTTTACCCTGCTGACGATTCACCCTCTCCGTTCCAATCATTCGCAGCATTATCACCTATTGAAGCCGGAGCCGAAGGCAAAGGTGGAAATTGCCGAAAATATTGCCGAAAAGCTTGGCCTGCAGGAGAACGATTACGTCAAGGTGTGGAATGACCGCGGGGAAATGAAGGGCTTTGTCCATATTATGAAAAAAGCCCATCCGGATACCATCAATATCGATGAAGGCATCTGGGCGAAATTCGGCGGCCCCGTCAATAACCTTACATCCAGCCGCGAATCAGACAACGGCCTTGGCAGCACATTGTATGACTGCCTTGTAAATATAGAGAAGGTTTAATAGTAGTGGTGACAGGCACCTATACCAGTCAGGCAAAGTGGTATAGGTACCTGTCACCTTTTCTTTACATTTCTCCGGCAACTATCTATAATTGTTAGAGGCTTGTTTAAATGAGAATCAATCGTATTTTTTAACATAAGAATCATATCTTTGAATTTCGATAACTGTCTAGCTCCAGCGCCTACCCCCTCGAGGTCACAAGCCAAACCTCCCAGAAAGGTAAAGAACACCTTTCCGTTAGGCTTGTCTTGTGCTTGTCGGGGGTGAACAAGGCGCTTGCGCTTTTCTTATAATGAAATAATGTTGAGGAGTGACTTGGATGGCTTTAACAGCTGGTATTGTAGGTTTGCCGAACGTCGGAAAGTCTACGTTGTTTAATGCAATTACCCAGGCGGGAGCGGAGTCTGCGAACTATCCGTTCTGTACAATTGATCCGAATGTGGGCATTGTAGAAGTGCCTGATCACCGTTTGAATAAATTAACTGAATTGGTTCAGCCGAAAAAGACTGTGCCAACGGCTTTCGAATTTACGGATATCGCCGGTATCGTAAAGGGTGCGAGCAAGGGGGAAGGTCTTGGAAATAAATTCCTGTCCCATATCCGTGAAGTGGATGCCATCTGTCAGGTTGTCCGCTGTTTTGCGGATGACAATATTACACACGTTGCGGGGAAAGTGGACCCGATCGATGATATCGAAGTCATCAACCTGGAATTGATTCTGGCTGATCTTGAATCTGTTGACAAGCGGATTGGCCGTGTGAGCAAGCTGGCTAAGCAGAAGGATAAAGATTCTGTGATCGAGCTTGAAATTCTGGAAAAATTAAAAGAAGCGTTCGAAAACGATAAGCCAGCCCGTACTGTCGAGTTTACAGACGAGCAAATGAAGATTGTAAAAGGTCTTCACCTTCTGACAATCAAGCCAGTGCTTTACGTTGCAAACGTAAGTGAGGACGATGTAGCCGATCCTTCTTCTAACGAATATGTGCAGCAGGTTAAAGAATTTGCCGCAAAGGATAATGCGGAAGTTATCGTAATCTGTGCAAAAATCGAATCTGAAATTGCAGAGCTTGACGGGGAAGAAAAAGAAATGTTCCTTCAGGAGCTTGGCATCGAAGAATCCGGCCTTGATCAGCTGATCAGAGCAGCCTACAACCTGCTTGGACTGGCTACCTACTTTACAGCAGGCGTACAGGAAGTCCGCGCCTGGACATTCCGCAAAGGCATGAAGGCTCCTCAATGTGCGGGAGTGATCCACTCTGACTTTGAAAAAGGCTTCATCCGTGCAGAAACCGTTTCCTATGATGACCTTGTCGCTGCAGGAAACATGACAGCTGCGAAAGAAGCAGGAAAAGTCCGCCTCGAAGGAAAAGAATACATTGTTAAAGACGGAGATGTTATGCACTTCCGCTTTAACGTTTAATTATTTTGGAACCTCTATATTAGGGGTTCTTTTTTATGATTATTTTAAAAAGGCTGTTTTCGAAAGTTTTGTTACTTATTTGTATCTTATTTACTGAGTTGATTGGAGCGGAAATCAACGGACAACATTGAAGGATGAAAAACAACAATATATACGAAAAGAGCCTTCTAAATAATCTTCCATCTTCCAATTCACTCTAGTGTTATTGCTTTTGCATATTTAATGTGCTATAATTTCAACTTGTGAGTAATGTATATTGCTCCTTGCCCTTTGTGGGCCGTTAGACCAAAAGGAGGTGAAAGTGATGAGAAAGTACGAAGTTATGTACATCATCCGCCCAAACATTGAAGATGAGGCTAAAAAAGCCCTAGTTGAGCGTTTCAACACAATCTTAACTGACAATGGTGCGGAGGTTTCTGAATCAAAGGATTGGGGTAAGCGTCGCCTTGCATACGAAATCAATGATTTCCGCGATGGCTACTACCAGCTTATGAACGTTAATGCTGAAGCAAAAGCAGTTGACGAGTTCACTCGTTTAGCTAAAATCAGCGAAGACATCATCCGTTACATCGTTGTTAAAGACGAAAAATAATAGATATAGCATTTTACCGAGAGGAGTTGATTCTGATGATGAACCGTGTTGTTCTTGTCGGACGTTTGACAAAGGATCCTGATTTGCGGTATACCCCGAACGGAGTTCCTGTCGCTTCATTCACTCTTGCCGTGAATCGTGCTTTTACGAATCAGCAAGGTGAGCGGGAGGCAGACTTTATCAACTGTGTGGTATGGAGAAAGCCAGCTGAAAACGTAGCGAATTTCCTTAAAAAAGGAAGTCTTGCAGGTGTAGATGGCCGGATTCAGTCCCGCAGCTATGAAGGCCAGGATGGAAAGCGCGTTTACGTGACAGAAGTCCAGGCTGAAAGTGTTCAATTCCTTGAGCCGAAGAATAGTTCTGGCGGCCAGGGCGGCGGTAACCCGAACTACGGCGGTCCAAGAGATCAGGATTTCCCATTTGGAAATAACAGCAATCAGAATCAACGACAGGATAATCGTAATCAGGGCAACTACACTCGCGTGGATCAGGACCCATTCGCAAATGACGGCCAAATCGACATTTCCGATGACGACCTGCCATTCTAATAGTGCCCGATTATGAACGGAAATATATAAAATAAAAAGCTAAAGGAGGTAACTGACCATGGCTGGAGGACGCAGAGGAGGACGTGCTAAACGTCGTAAGGTTTGCTTTTTCACTGCAAACGGAATCACTCACATCGACTACAAAGATGTGGATCTTCTAAAAAAATTCATCTCTGAGCGCGGTAAGATTTTACCACGTCGTGTAACAGGCACTAACGCTAAATACCAACGTAAATTAACGATTGCTATTAAGCGCGCACGCCAAATGGCATTACTGCCATACGTTTCAGGTGAATAATAATTAGAGAAAGACGCTGGTATCCGGCGTCTTTTTTTATTATATTCTCCTTTAATACGGGGTTGTATTAAAGTTAAAACCCCCTCTTAAACCGCGAAGGTTGAACCTGCATTTAATACTAGCTACAATAGAGCTTATATGGGTTCAAAAAGCCGGGAACAGATTTCCTCCTTTTTGGATACACAGTTTGAGGGGTGTATCAATGAATAATGTACATAAATTAACAGAAGGTGCCGTGCTTCTCGCAGTTTTTGCCGTGCTGCTTCTGATTTCGCTCTATGTGCCGATTCTCGGTACCGTTTCGGTTTTCTTCCTGGCT
This region includes:
- the rpsF gene encoding 30S ribosomal protein S6 is translated as MRKYEVMYIIRPNIEDEAKKALVERFNTILTDNGAEVSESKDWGKRRLAYEINDFRDGYYQLMNVNAEAKAVDEFTRLAKISEDIIRYIVVKDEK
- the ssb gene encoding single-stranded DNA-binding protein, whose amino-acid sequence is MMNRVVLVGRLTKDPDLRYTPNGVPVASFTLAVNRAFTNQQGEREADFINCVVWRKPAENVANFLKKGSLAGVDGRIQSRSYEGQDGKRVYVTEVQAESVQFLEPKNSSGGQGGGNPNYGGPRDQDFPFGNNSNQNQRQDNRNQGNYTRVDQDPFANDGQIDISDDDLPF
- the rpsR gene encoding 30S ribosomal protein S18; protein product: MAGGRRGGRAKRRKVCFFTANGITHIDYKDVDLLKKFISERGKILPRRVTGTNAKYQRKLTIAIKRARQMALLPYVSGE
- the ychF gene encoding redox-regulated ATPase YchF translates to MALTAGIVGLPNVGKSTLFNAITQAGAESANYPFCTIDPNVGIVEVPDHRLNKLTELVQPKKTVPTAFEFTDIAGIVKGASKGEGLGNKFLSHIREVDAICQVVRCFADDNITHVAGKVDPIDDIEVINLELILADLESVDKRIGRVSKLAKQKDKDSVIELEILEKLKEAFENDKPARTVEFTDEQMKIVKGLHLLTIKPVLYVANVSEDDVADPSSNEYVQQVKEFAAKDNAEVIVICAKIESEIAELDGEEKEMFLQELGIEESGLDQLIRAAYNLLGLATYFTAGVQEVRAWTFRKGMKAPQCAGVIHSDFEKGFIRAETVSYDDLVAAGNMTAAKEAGKVRLEGKEYIVKDGDVMHFRFNV
- a CDS encoding molybdopterin-dependent oxidoreductase, producing MAQSFKSACPLNCWDSCGFHVTVEDGKVTKVDGDPDHPITKGKICGRGRMLESRTNSPERLLHPLKKVNGEFVPISWEQALHDISLKMKELKETAGTTSILHSHDYANGGLLTNLDQRFFNCYGGVTELVGSICWGAGIEAQSSDFGDAYSHAPEDILNSRHIIVWGRNVARTNMHLYQKLQEAKKQGAKLYVINPIFNATAKMADRYFSIKPGMDGWLAAGIMKEMLRLGLEDRSFIDTYSVGFEDLIELLKSVTLEEITEKTEVPAEVMTELAAVYGDRPVSTFFGLGMQRYENGGNTIRLMDALIAVSGNIGVPGGGANYANRQVGQSFDAAALTLPERKTAFRQFTMMRQAEGILTAKDPEIKMIFVTCGNPLTQVPDSSRVREAFASVETVVVMEQFMTDTAKMADYVLPVATVFEQEDLYYSSMYHHFVNHGPKLAEPPGEAKPDLWVWTELAKRLGFGADFDFTREEFISLGLGLLKEQGITLDSLRNSHHKELPVDKVPWADRQFKTPSGKYEFTSFRKGSESRLTLALPRETKWADKERAEQFPFTLLTIHPLRSNHSQHYHLLKPEPKAKVEIAENIAEKLGLQENDYVKVWNDRGEMKGFVHIMKKAHPDTINIDEGIWAKFGGPVNNLTSSRESDNGLGSTLYDCLVNIEKV